In Dehalococcoidia bacterium, the sequence ACCGACGGCGACGCCCTCGTGGATCTGCTCGACAATTGCCCCAACATCGCCAACCCCGGACAAGAAGACGCCGATGACGACTTCGAGGGCGATGCTTGCGAAGCCGTGACGCCAACGCCGACGGATACCCCGACGGATACGCCGACACTGACGCCAACACCAACCGCCGTCCCCACGGATACCTCGACGCCCACCAACACTCCGACGGCGAGCAACACCCCCACGCCTACGTCCACGCCGAGCAACGGGGTGTTCGTTGTTAACAGCACCGTCGACGCCGTCGACGCCGCGCCGGGCAACGGCGTGTGTGCTTCTGCGGCGGGCGAGTGCACGTTGCGAGCAGCGGTTATGGAGGCAAACCGGGGCGCAGGCGCCACGCGTGTGATCACCGTCCCAGCAGGCACCTACCGACTCACGCTCGGGCCAAACGATCCCGAAGGTGACTTCGCCGAGGACCGCGGCGACCTCGATCTTGGCGGGAGCAAGCAGTTCACCATCATCGGCGCGGGCATCGATCAGACGATCGTCGATGCCACGGGCTTCTCGCGCGTGTTCGACGTGCGCGGCGGGGCAGAGCTCCGCGGCATGACGCTGCAGAACTCCGGCGCGCAAGGCATCATCCACCGGCAGAGCGACCACGGGTTACCGATGACGCTCGACCGCGTCCGCGTCACGGGGATCACAGGCGGCGGCTCGGCGGCCGTGTTGAGCCTGGGCCTGGTCATCGTCAAGGACAGCCGCGTCGAGAACAACGCGGGCGGCGGCTTTGGCCTTTTCTTCACCAACGCGCAGGCCCGGCTCGAGTTGTACGACAGCACCGTCTCAGGGCACGGCGATACGGGCATTCGCCTCGACCAGAATAAGTCGGCGCTGATTGTCCGCAGCACGATCTCTGACAACGAATCGAGCGGTGACGGCGGCGGCATTTACAACATCGGCAGCACCGTGACGATCATCGACAGCACGATCAGCGGCAACCGCGCCAGCGGGCGCGGCGGCGGCCTGGCCAACCTGGGCACCTCGACGATCACCAACAGCACGTTCAGCGGTAATAGCGCCGGCATGGACGGCGGCGCCATCTTCAACGACTACTCCGCCGTCATGACGCTCAGCGACTCTACCGTCGTTGCCAACCTCGCCGACGCCGACGGCAATGGCACGGGCGATGGCGGAGGCCTCACGAGTCCCGCGGCAGGTTCCGTCACGCGGACGATCATCGACGCGAACGGTGATGCGGCGGGAGAAACACCCGACTGCGCGGGCGTATTCACGTCGGGAGGCAACAACCTGATCGGCGATAGCGCCGGATGCGTGCTGGTCGGAGACGCGGGTTCGAGCGTCCTCGGGACTCCGGCGGGCCTATTTGCGCTCGCCGATAACGGCGGGCCAACGCACACGCACGCCCTGGCTCCCGCGAGCGCAGCGCTCGATGCCGCGGGAGATGGCTGTCCGCCGGCGGACCAGCGCGGCGCCACGCGCCCGCAGGGGGCGGCCTGCGACATCGGCGCTTACGAGCGCGATGCCGGCGCACCCGACGTCGCCGATCCTCCGGCTCTTCCGGCGCCAGCCTCACCCGGCGTGATCGCCGTGAACGACTTCGCGGATTCGCCTGACGCCGCGCTCAACGGCGTCTGCGCGGACGCGACCGGCGTCTGCACCCTGCGCGCCGCTATCATGGAGGCGAACTTCCAGGCAGGACCGCAGGTCATCGACCTCCGCGCAGGCACGTTCCTGCTGAGCCGCCCCACTACCGAAAACTTCACGGTGAACGCGTCCGTTGGCGACCTGGATGTCGTCGACGACCTGTTGGTCCGTGGCGCAGGATCGGGGCAGACGATCATAGACGGCGGCGCTCTCGACCACATCTTCGGCGTCGCCGGGCCGAACGCGGTGCCCTCCATCCCGCAGGCAGTCATGTTTGAACTGCAGGGCGTCTCCGTTGTGAATGGCGCACCGCACAACCGGGCACCGAACTGCCCATGCCCGGGCCTGCTGGAGCACGTCGGCCCGGCCAACGGCGGCGGAGGCATTCAGGCGGAATTGACGTCGGTGGTGTCGCTTGTAGACGTGATCGTGAGTGACAACGTCGGCTGGGGGATAAGCGGCGGGACGATTATCGTTCGAAACAGCGAGGTCAGCAACAACACCCACCAGGGGATCATCGGTACATACAGCACTCTCGGCGTGAGCTTCTCGATCGTGGACAGCACCGTCTCGAACAATGGGCTTGCCGGTATCGCGTTTAGCAGCTTCGGCTCGAACTCTGCCTTTGTGCGTTCTCGCATCGAAGGGAACGGGGCTTCAGGGATCTCGCTGACCGGATCCGGGACAGCGTATGTCGTCGACAGCACCATCGCCAACAACTCAGGACAGTCCGGCGGCGGCATCAACAGTAACGTCAACCTCGTGATTAGCGGCAGCACGATTAGCGGCAACACCGCGCCAACGCCGTTTTCCGGGTTCGGCGGCGGCATTGCCAGTGCTGGCAGCCTCACTATCTTGAACTCCACCATCAGCGGCAACTCGACGTCGGGCGACGGAGGCGGTCTCAGCGTGAGCACGACCGCGCCCGCGACCGCCGAGCTGATCAACGTCACGATCACCGGCAACAGCGCCGACAGCGACGCCGACGGCCAGGGGAACGGCGGCGGCATCCGCCACGGCGGCAACCGAACGACCATGCGCAACGTCCTCATCGGCGGCAACCGCGACCTCAGCGCGCCCGCATCCGACCCCGACGACGACCTGAACGCCCCGGATTGCGCCGCATCGTTCCAGAGCATTACGTCCGCGGGCCACAACTTGATCGCCGATCCCAAGGAGTGCTTCCGCCTCGGCGACGCCGACTCCGATATCACCGGCGTCGACGCTCAGCTCGGGCCGCTCGCCGACAACGGCGGACGCACCGAGACGCACTCGTTGCTCGCGGAAAGCCCCGCGGTTGACGCGGGAGCGAACGTTGGGTGCCCGGCGATCGACCAACGCGGCGTCTCGCGGCCCCAGGGCAGTTCGTGCGACATCGGTGCGTTCGAAGCTGATGGCGTATTTGCCCCCACTGCTACCGCGACGCCCCCGGCAACTGCGACAAGCACGGCGTCGCCCACCGCGACCGAGACCGCAGTCCCCACCGCGACCGAGACGCCTGAGCCGACCAACACGGCTACACCGACGCCAACAAACACGGGCGTACCGACCGCCACAGACACCGCGACCCCGACCGCAACGAACACGGTGATAGCCACGGCCACCAACACGTCGACACCCGCGGCGACGGACACGGCGATAGCGACCGCGACGAACACGCCCACGCCGACGGCGACGAACACGGCGAGCGCCACGCCATCGGGCACGCTTACGCCCACGTCTACCGCCACGTTCACGTGGACGCCCAGCCCGACTGCTTCGCCGACGGAGATTCCCTCCGTCACGCCCATGCCTACCGTTGCCGCGGCGAGCGCGACGCCCACGCGTATGACGACGATGGCGCCCGGGCGCACGGCCACTCCTCGCGGCACTCAGACGGCGACACGTACGAGGACAGCCGTGCCCACGGCGACGAATACGCCGAAGCCGAAGGCAACGAAGACGACGACCCGCACGAAGACAGCCGTGCCCACGGCGACGAATACGCCGAAGCCGAAGGCAACGAAGACGATCTCTGGCACGAGCACGCCGAGGCCGAACGATCAAAAGTGCGCCGACGTAACGGGCGATGGTCGCGTAACGCTGAAGGACGTGTTGCGCATCGTCGAGCGGCTCGGCTCCGGCGAGGACGAGAAGCGATACGCGCGGAAGTACGACATCAACGATGACCGCAAGATCACGGGGTTGGATGTCGCGCTCGCCGTGAAGCAGCTTGGCGAGCGCTGCCGGCAGTAGTGCGGCGTCGATGACCGCGCGTCTTCGGTTCGATCCGTCGCCGGCACGAACGTGATCGAACGAACGCCGAACAGGCGCCGTGCCAGGCGGGACGCGCTACGACGATGCGTCACGACGGAAGATGTTGCGGCCGAACTTGATGCGCTCGCCATCGTAGTATTCCACGGATAGTTTCCAGCATCTCAGCCTTCACCTGTTCTCTCGTTTTGGGATCGGCCTGTCGAGGCCCTTGCGCCAGCCGGGAACGCACCCTGGGCGAATTCGACGTACTCCTCGGGCGGTCCCTTCAGATCAGGGTGCGGAACACCATGTGGACATCGTGCCCGGTGTTCGCGATGCTGTTGTCGGCGCGTCCTAACCCCTACCCTCGCTCAGGTGAGTGGCGCGCCGTTTTTACGAACGCGGAACCCTCCATGCAGTCACTTACGATAAACGGCCAGCGGCTTGAATACGAGTTCGTCGGCGACGACCCTCTCGTCGTCCTTGTGAACAACCCCCTTGCCGTTGGCGGGGCAGCGACAGGCTGGCCGATCCGCTAGTCAAGGCGGGACGGCGCGTGCGGATCTTCGAAAACCACGGACCCGCCTCGGCATCAATCCTGGAGTTCACGGATGGCCTCGCCGGCCTACTCGATGCGCTTGAATTGCGATCCGCGTGCGTTTGGGGTTGGTCAGGCGGTGCCGTGATGCGCGTCATGATCTCGCCGGGCGCATCGTACTCTTGGCCACCACCGGAAGGTTCACGACTTTCTTCCGCGTGTTCAGTAAGGCATACAGAGACTCCCTCACTCTCGGCACCGAGGACGGCGCGAACATGAGATCCGTGCTGATGATGCGGGGCCAGATGATGCCTGGCATGATCTTCAACGACGCCGTCGTGGCGGCCGTCGCCGCTGGCGCATCGCCGCCCGAAGTGCACCGCCGGGCGTTCGGTGATACGGCATACGAACCGCGGCTGGATGCGCTCGCGACCATTGCGGCGCCAACTCTGGTCGTCGGGTTTGAACTGGGTCTCTTGATTCCGGCTACCCTTGGACGCGAGGTCGCAGATGTCATCAAGGGTTCCCGCTACGCTGAGATCGCCGGCGCCACGCATATGGCTCCTCTCACACATCCCAAGCAGATCATGGAACGAGCTCTGCCATTCCTGAACGTCAGGGATCGGGATGAGACGAAAATGGCGTTGGCGCCAGACTGATCGGCTCGCTAATCCGACACGATGGGTGGATGCTGCAGTCGTTCGAGTCATTTTCTTTACCTCAATCCGGACTGGGTCCGGCGTGACAACGACGTCGTCAACGCGATTGTCCTTCTTAGGGATTGTCATCGTCCTTCTTGGGCACGCAACAAAAGGGGCGTCACATGCGTACGCCACGATGTCGTCATAGTGGCCTGCAGGCTCTGCCTACCCTGGTCCGCGCCGTCGCCCTGCGCGGCGTCATCGTTGACACCCCTCTGGGACGCAATACCCACTGCAAATGAGACCGCAGGCCCATGGCAATGAGACCGCTACGGCGTAGCCTCACTTCGAGGGCGCTTTGCCCACGAGCAAACTATCAGGAGGAGATCCTATGAAGATGGTATGGGGACTGGTCGCCGCGGCGACCGTTCTGGTCGGCGGGCTTTCGTATTTTGCGGCCGGAGGCGAGGCGGGCGGCAGTTCGTCCCGCGATGGCTCAAGCGCGCGCGCCACGTTGCGTGATGCGAACCAGGCGGAGGTCGGGAAGGTGAAGCTCAAGCAACGGGGTGACGCGGTAGAGATCCGAATAGAGGTTGATGGATCGGTGACTCCCGGCTTCCACGGCTTTCACGTACACGCGACTGCTGCGTGCGTTGCGCCGTTTACCTCAGCCGGCGGGCACTACAACCCGAGCAGCGCTACGCACCGCGATCACGCAGGCGACCTGCCAGTCTTGTACGTCGACGCCGACGGCGAGGCTGAAGCGCGCTTCTCCACGGATCGCTTTGGGCTGAACGCTCTGTTCGACGCGGATGGAAGCGCGTTCATCCTGCACGCTGGCCCTGACAACTACGCGAACATCCCGACCGACCGCTACGACCCGGACCCCGACGCAACGACGCTTGCTACCGGCGATGCCGGTGGCCGCATCGCCTGCGGCATCATCGAAAAGCGCTGAGGTGATGGAGGTGCGAGTGCTTGACGACCATGGTGCAGCGGAAGATAGCTCCGCTGAGCGATCGTCGCGGGTGCTCGCCCCTCGTCCGATTGACCTGCCGAGCGGTGGCCTCGTGCGCCGCGTCCGACGCCTCACACGGATCGCCGCGCTCGCAGCCAGACACATGCCGCCCGTAGCCGCCCGCAAGCTTTTGCGGCGGCCGGGCGGCGCGGCGACAGCAGGTCGACGGATCTTCGACGGTCTAGGGGCTACCTACATCAAGTTCGGGCAGTTCATCGCGTCGGCTCCTGGCATCGTCGGCGATGAGGTGGCGGAGGAGTTCCGGGGTTGCCTCGATGCTGGGCCCGCGGTGCCATTTCGACACGTGCGCGCGCTCGTCGAGTCGGAGATGGGGTGCCCACTCGGTGACGTGTTCACTCATTTCGAGGAGACGCCACTGGCGGCCGCCTCCATCGCGGTCGTCCACCGTGCGACGTTGCTAGACGGCACCCCCGTCGCCGTGAAGGTGCTGCGGCCGGGCATCGAGCGCGCGGTTGCGACGGACCTCGCGATGATGGAGGCATGGGTGCGGTTCCTCGCGGCGCGAGGCATCGACCAGGCCTACAACATGGTGGGACTGGTAGTGGGTCTTAAGGCGCAAATCGCCGAGGAGTTGGACCTGGGCAACGAGGCACGCACGATGGACGCCTTCCGCGCGCTTTTCGCGGAGTTCGAGATGTCGCTCCTCGTCGTGCCGCAGGTCTATCACGCGCACTCCTCGCGGCGCGTCTTGACGATGGAACTCCTGGATGGAAAGCCGCTGGATGATCTGGGGCATGCACGGGCGCGCGGCGTAGACCCGGCGCCGCTGGTCCGCGAACTCCTGTCTGCCTGGGTCGTTTCGAGCCTTCGCGCCGGCGCGTTCCACGCGGATATCCACGCCGGCAATCTGCTGCTGCTCACCGATGGCCGGCTCGGCATGATCGACTGGGGGATCATCTCGCGGCTCGACGACGAGTCGCTGCTCATGTTCCGCGGCATATGCGAGGCGGCTGCGGGCCGTGAGGAAGCGTGGGATGACCTGACGGTGTTCATGATCCGCGCGAACGGTCCGAGCTTCTACGCGTTGGGGCTGAACGACGAGCAGATCCGTCGCTTCACGCGGGCCAACATGGAGCCAGTGCTCGTGTTGCCGTTGCGCGAGGTCAGCATGTCTTCGCTGCTCCTGACGGGTGACGACGTCGTGCGCCTCGCGACCGGTGAAGCGCCGACCCGGCGCTCCATCCGCCAAAAGCTGGCGGGAATGAGGGCGGCCGGACGTTCGTACCGCAGCGCCGTGCAGTCCGGCGCGTTCGAGACGCCGATGATGCGCATGGGGTTTCTGTCCATCAAGCAACTCGTCTACCTCGAACGCTACGGACGCATGTACATCCCGGACGAGACGCTCCTGGGAGACCGCGATTTCCTGCGGCGCGCGCTCGCCGAAAGCAAGACTTGACGTCAGCGAGGGCGGGGCGCGCAGAGAACAGGTGTATAGTCTGCCTACCATGAGCATCAACGTCCTCTGGCGGCACAAGCCTCTGACTGCGGTCGTGGTGGTGGTCGCGTCGGCGGCGCTGATTGAAGCGTTCTTGATCCCTGGCGCACTCCCGTTCGCCATCATCCTCACCGTGGCCTACGTGCTGATCCGGCTCGTCGCGACCCGCCTCTCCCGCGTCATCGCGCGGGTCCAGCTCAGCATCCGCTGGAAGATCGTCGCGGCGCTGAGCCTCATGGCGCTGCTGTTCGTAGCGGGCGCTGTGATCAACTTCGAGGCGATGGACTACATGCACGTCGAACTGCATGCGATCCTCGACCTCCAGCAAGAAGATCCGCAGCGTCTCACGGCCGCCGTTGAAGACCTGGAGCAGACGCAGCACGGATTCCTCTTCTCCTCCGCTCCGATGCTTGCCATCATCGGCGCCCTGGTCACGATCACCCTCGGCGCGGCAATCGCCATCTCCGTGATCGAGCCGTTGGAGAAGATGAAGCAGGCGATGCGGCGGATCGCGACCGGCGACTTCTCACAGCCCGTCGAGGTCAAGAGCCGTGACGAACTTGGCGAGCTTTCCGACCACATCAACCGCATGGCTGACGACTTGGCGCGCTTGCAGGCAGCAACGCTCGCCGAGGAGCGGTCGCGGGCGCTAAGGGATCAGATCATCCGGGTGACGGCAGCGCAGGAAGATGAGCGACGGCGCATATCTCGCGAGTTACACGACGGTCTCGGGCCCTCACTGGCGGTCACCGTCAACCGATTGCGTGCTTGCCAACCGCTGGTACGCAGCGATCCCCAGGCCGCAGAAGTTGAACTGGAAGACCTGAGCAAGACGGTGAGAGGACACATCCAGGATATTCGCCAACTGATCAACGGGCTCAGGCCGCTCACCATTGACCAACTGGGGCTCGTCGGCGCGACGCGGCAGCATCTCGAGCAATTCGCCAGTGAGACAGGTATCGAAGTGCTGTCGCTCCTGTCACCCGTGTCGCTTGATCCGTACGCCGAGGTGACGATCTTTCGTGTCCTCCAGGAGTCTCTAATCAACGTACAGCGACACGCAGGCGCCGATCACGTTGAAGTGCATCTGCGACAAACCGTTGACGGCGTCGAGCTCACGGTGCGGGACAATGGAAGCGGGTTCGACCAACGCCGCCACGGCACGCGAACTGATGCGGGCGTCGGCATCCTAGGGATGCGCGAGCGGGCCGAGATCACCGGCGGGCGTCTATGGATACGAAGCAGCCCGGGGAACGGCTGCGAGGTGAGGCTGACCGTGCCGAGCCGCCAGGCTGAAAAGAGAACGGAGGCGGCACTTGGAAGCCATCCGAGTCCTGTTAGC encodes:
- a CDS encoding sensor histidine kinase — translated: MALLFVAGAVINFEAMDYMHVELHAILDLQQEDPQRLTAAVEDLEQTQHGFLFSSAPMLAIIGALVTITLGAAIAISVIEPLEKMKQAMRRIATGDFSQPVEVKSRDELGELSDHINRMADDLARLQAATLAEERSRALRDQIIRVTAAQEDERRRISRELHDGLGPSLAVTVNRLRACQPLVRSDPQAAEVELEDLSKTVRGHIQDIRQLINGLRPLTIDQLGLVGATRQHLEQFASETGIEVLSLLSPVSLDPYAEVTIFRVLQESLINVQRHAGADHVEVHLRQTVDGVELTVRDNGSGFDQRRHGTRTDAGVGILGMRERAEITGGRLWIRSSPGNGCEVRLTVPSRQAEKRTEAALGSHPSPVS
- a CDS encoding superoxide dismutase family protein, which produces MKMVWGLVAAATVLVGGLSYFAAGGEAGGSSSRDGSSARATLRDANQAEVGKVKLKQRGDAVEIRIEVDGSVTPGFHGFHVHATAACVAPFTSAGGHYNPSSATHRDHAGDLPVLYVDADGEAEARFSTDRFGLNALFDADGSAFILHAGPDNYANIPTDRYDPDPDATTLATGDAGGRIACGIIEKR
- a CDS encoding AarF/ABC1/UbiB kinase family protein, which produces MPPVAARKLLRRPGGAATAGRRIFDGLGATYIKFGQFIASAPGIVGDEVAEEFRGCLDAGPAVPFRHVRALVESEMGCPLGDVFTHFEETPLAAASIAVVHRATLLDGTPVAVKVLRPGIERAVATDLAMMEAWVRFLAARGIDQAYNMVGLVVGLKAQIAEELDLGNEARTMDAFRALFAEFEMSLLVVPQVYHAHSSRRVLTMELLDGKPLDDLGHARARGVDPAPLVRELLSAWVVSSLRAGAFHADIHAGNLLLLTDGRLGMIDWGIISRLDDESLLMFRGICEAAAGREEAWDDLTVFMIRANGPSFYALGLNDEQIRRFTRANMEPVLVLPLREVSMSSLLLTGDDVVRLATGEAPTRRSIRQKLAGMRAAGRSYRSAVQSGAFETPMMRMGFLSIKQLVYLERYGRMYIPDETLLGDRDFLRRALAESKT